Proteins from one Parasteatoda tepidariorum isolate YZ-2023 chromosome 4, CAS_Ptep_4.0, whole genome shotgun sequence genomic window:
- the LOC107456766 gene encoding isochorismatase domain-containing protein 2: MSGICRLRQLIPKNTALFLCDMQEKFAPNVQYFPAIANVASRLLKTARILKMPVVVTEQNPKGLGNTVKEIGLDDYPDIKPFNKTSFSMVTPEIEDFLKKEHPNVNSVIICGIESHVCVQCTVEALVNHNFNVHVVADGCSSRSMVDRMYSFQRMKSMGAWLTTSESVILGLVGDYTHPNFKEVQKLIRELPPDSGLLSFVPHLG; the protein is encoded by the exons ATGTCTGGTATATGCAGATTAAGGCAGTTAATCCCAAAAAATACAGCTCTTTTTTTATGTGATATGCAGGAAAAGTTTGCCCCAAATGTGCAATATTTTCCTGCTATTGCTAATGTTGCTTCACGTCTTCTTAAaacagctagaattttaaaaatgcctgtTGTTGTAACTGAACAAAATCCTAAAG GTCTTGGCAATACTGTCAAAGAAATTGGACTAGATGATTATCCTGACATAAAaccttttaataaaacttccttTTCTATGGTGACTCCAGAGATTGAAGATTTCCTAAAGAAAGAACATCCTAATGTAAACAGTGTTATCATTTGTGGGATTGAGTCTCATGTTTGCGTACAATGCACAGTTGAAGCACTCGTCAATCATAACTTCAACGTTCATGTTGTTGCTGATGGCTGCTCCTCTCGTAGTATGGTAGATCG AATGTATTCTTTTCAAAGAATGAAGTCAATGGGAGCATGGCTGACAACCAGCGAAAGTGTCATCCTTGGCTTAGTTGGTGATTACACTcatccaaattttaaagaagttcaGAAATTGATTAGAGAACTGCCTCCTGATAGTGGTTTACTCTCATTTGTACCACATTTAGGGTAA
- the LOC139425488 gene encoding uncharacterized protein — MEELQADIEPKESQVILEKEMVDMDGSDRSGHWYFEIDSRERKILAKANEVKESLDIVVGLKSCGDFSQLTKVLEDKLAQNPDFAEKREKARKKERKSLRYFVRRLFTGCFMRKY, encoded by the exons ATGGAGGAATTGCAGGCAGATATTGAGCCTAAAGAGTCACAAGTGATTCTTGAAAAAGAGATGGTTGATATGGATGg taGTGATAGAAGTGGCCATTGGTACTTCGAGATTGATTCGAGGGAAAGGAAAATATTGGCCAAGGCTAATGAAGTGAAAGAATCACTGGATATTGTGGTTGGATTAAAGAG TTGCGGAGATTTTTCTCAATTGACAAAAGTTCTGGAAGATAAATTGGCTCAAAATCCAGATTTTGCTGAGAAAAGAGAAAAGGCGAggaagaaagagagaaaaagtcTCCGTTACTTTGTGAGACGCCTATTTACTGGGTGTTTCATGaggaaatattaa